The stretch of DNA cttcTCCAAAGTAATGATGCTGCCCGTACGGAAGGCAGATTGATGTGGTATCTCTGCTGCCTTCATGTGATATTCTACTGACTTGTAGCTATCCTTTCGATTAAAGTGCAAATACTTGGCATAGGAGCTGTAaagcatctgtctgtctgcaggttcCAGATCACTTTCTAGTAGATCCTGGTAAATCTGGTCAGCATCAGCCTGGCTGAGATTCAACTTTGCATGTATGTTTGCTAGAGCTATTTTTACTTTAGGTGAAGAATCAGGGTAAAGAGAGATCACTTCTTTATGGAGACTGATTGCTCTGTCTATAATTCTTGGCTCCAGGGGATTGTCCCAGTGTGAGTAAACCCTCCATTTGTAGCACATTGCAGCACACCACTTTAGATGACGTTCATCTGGTTGTCTTTCCAGAGCCTCCTCTGCCAAACCAATAGCCTCATCCTCAGATACATAGATTCTGTACAGTGTTAATAATGGTCTTATACCACTGTGCCTGCTTAGAGGTTTTCTCAAAACCTTTTCGGCCAACTCACGTGCTTCATCTTCAatttttctgcctttctttGCACATGCTTTAAGGTACAGAGCAGCAAGGTACAAGTTGTCTGGATCGTTTTCTTTGGCGATTCTCATTTTCTCCAGGATGTTTTCATCCAGTAGTTTGTCACCGTGCCCATAAATAATCTCTAAAACTATCACATGAATGGTCTGCCACTCCACCATGTCTGGCTGCATCCTGATGGCTCTCTCAAAGTAATCTGCAGCCAgtagtgttttctctctgccaAACTTCATCAGGGTCCAGGCTTTTTCAGCATAGATCTCTGGATGAAGCTTATCCTCTGATGGAGATGGGTATTGTTTCAGCAGGGTGTCGACCTTTGACAGGTAAGTCTCACTCTCTGCTTGTTCTCCCAGCTGgtggtgcagccaagccaggtTCCCATAGTTCACCACCAACCAGGGACCTTCATCTGAGCCAGTGTTTCTCATCTGGCGGAAGGCCTCTGCAGCCCTGCTGAAGAAAAGCCGGGCATCTTCAGTGAAGCCCAGATGGTAGTGAATGTACCCCTGCAGGTTGTAAATGTGACCCAGCCAGCTGTTTCCCTCCTCAGTGGCGATGTCCTCCAGCATGTCCCTGAAACGGAACAGTTCAGACCTGCTGGGGTCCAGGTCCCAGGTGAAGTGGCACTGCAGGGCCCCAAGTTTGGTTTCCATTGTCATCTGACTTTGAGCAGCACTaatggagaagaaaaaacactaaTATCACACAACACATATGTAGTATGGTAATATGATCAGTGAGTtaaggagagggggagaaaataaagaaagcgGAGAAATTAAGAAATAGAAGCAAATTAAGGAGGGAATGGAATGAAAAAGAGGGAATGGAGAGCTGATAACAAAACAACTGTCTGTAGATATTATATAATGAACATATTAAGAGTGTTGATTGTAAATGTGAAATGCAGCAACTCACCTCATCATGTAGCTGTTACCTGGACTCAGTTGTTCTCTAATGAAGTTTTTGCTGTTTATAAACACTTCTGCTTTGGGTGTAGCACCATCATCATATTGATTAAAtcaataattatataatatatggtGCTGTAAATGACGACATGTGGAGGACTGACTTTGGACTTTCCCAGTAATAGAAACCTACGGccacatgtgtgcacacaaaaaCCCTTCATGGAGCTCAGATGATAACTTTCACATTCTAAGAAATTATTTTGAAAACAATCTCTGAAGGTGTCCCTGATttctaaacctttaaataaatacattttcagatttgcctggttggttaggtttagggttagtaCAACCACCTCAAAGTTGGAAGAAGCTGTCCTCTTTGTGGATTCCAGCATTACACTTAAAACAGCATGTAAGTGTTTCAGTAAAGGTAACAATAGCATAATGAAAGAAATTACAAATAACAGTGTTCCATAAAAAATTCCAcgtaaggaaaaataaaaaatttgcAAGGTAAGCAAAATGAATTTAAGGTATCAAAAGTACTCATTATGGAAATTGTCTCAATTTAAACTGATATATTTATCATATGCTACAGtactattataatattaatactgATTAATTGATGTGCACAGGtaaacagcattttaatgttgttgaagtAAAGCATATTTTAATAAGCTATGTTGTTTGCATAAATCTATAATAATGGATATTCCATATTGATCAAAAAAGTAGCTAGTAACTATATCCTTCAGATGAATGTGGTGCAGTAAAACGTGTAATATGTCCCTCTGAAATATTATAGTATATGATACATAGTACATGATAGAATTATAGAAGTGGAATATTTCCTCAAACTTGTACTAAAGTACTTAAGTAATTTTTTTAAGATTATAGGGGGTatatctttaaaacaaacaaaaatagattATGAACTCTTCTGAcctggttttgtttttcagaaaatGTGCCTTGTGGAAGTCTTTATCATTCTTCCTCGATACTACATATCATGCTTCCTTCAGGTGATATCATCAGATAACACAATATTTATCTCTATTGACACACTGGTGACTCACGGCTGATAATCCTGCACTCCCACCCACTGCACTGTCCTGTTACACGCAGCAGAAGATGAATCATCACAGGTGAAACACTGCAGGTGAAACCGGACAGGATATAGAAACTGTACAGTGACTTACTGTTCTTCACTGTGACCAACATTAGTCtgatactacatgtgaatgtgatttTGTGTCTTTGAATAGATGCAACCATAGTTATAAAACCAGCATTGTATAGAAGTGTGTGCTTTCCTTCAGTGTGAAGGGAGGACTGCAATCATGTACTTATGGTTAAGTTTTGgaaattcacattcacatttccTGTGAAGTGAAACACAGTCTGAACACAGAAACGCAGAAATcccttttgaaaaaaaaaagacttaaagaTTAAGAACCCTTCCTCTAAAATTGGCATTAGTTTTCCATAGCTGTAGTTTGATGTTTGCAGCAAAGCTATGTAGAGAACATGAATTTATTGTGAATTAACCACCAAAACAAACTTTTAGGAAATTTAATGTTGATTATTTAATAGTATTAGTATCATGTACAAGTTTCTACCTACACACTTTGTGATTACATTCAAGTTATAAATCATATTAATCATTACACATTCCCCATCAGATCACTACAAAGCTTACAGCAAAACAAATTTCATAAAAGTCAAGTACAGTGctaataaaaagacacaaagaacCACGCCAGCTATATAGAAAACACCATGTTCGTATATGCACATCTGATTAAAACAAGCCCATTAACTGTTGCTTATGGGGAAAAAATATGTCAGGCTTCTTGTTTCTATGTCTCTTTTGTCATGGGCAAAGTGTGTTAGAGATTTATCATTTTACTGTCAAGTAAGTTGCAGTGTTTTTCCTGCGTTTCTGGAGGTTATTAAAGCTAATCATTTTAAAGCCCAAATCTATAGTTTTTCAAACAGTTTTTAAGTTTCTTCTTTCCAGCATCTTCTCTTAGTTCTgctataatgtaaaaataaacaaaatgtttcataactttttctattttatctctttcatttcattcagtaaaaatatattattgaaGAATGGAaacctttgacttttttctcataTCTGTAAAATTATTTGAACTAGTATTTATTTCTGCAACTTCCACAAATATTTtcctttgtattctttgttaATATTGTTATTCACTGCTCTTATGATTACAGAAGGGTACGATTACTTTGTTTAGTTAATGATAGGTATGgtattttaattcattaatgtTACTAATGAATTGTTAGGTCATCTGTGATCGGCTGCCATGTCtggcaaaaggccaccaggtgTCACTGTTTCCTCTGAGATTACCCTGTTATCTCCTGTATTACctgtctgtgtaaagtcaattcaatgatttacttctaaacatattatacatgttggaaaatggttacagaaaacatgtgaaaaggctgataactatgcagtactgaattgtggagatagagccttaaactgtttctcaccctcTTATTCTTCCTGATTTTATGAGCCTGCAAAAAAAGGGATACTCTGTGACGTAGTGGCATGCCCGTGTGACCTTGGTCCCTCCACCTCCTTTATAAGACTGAGAGTCCGCTCTCCTAGTGgcgagttattgttactacatctaacactactactactacagtctacagttagccagttagctgagttagctgccgagctagcagccaaattagccgctgagctagcagccgagttagctgccaagctagcagccgagttagctgccaagctagcaggtaagctagcggcagaaagagacgtagcgtccatgtttcgggtagaggtggtgactttgattgacaggtgacacttggaagggggcggggtttcagcgaactcgtcTGACTCACACAGCAtttggaagcagagaaagatttttacacaactttgaagccttcATATATATggctatattttttaaatcattcaattTAGAAGTTTAGACATaccacttttctgtggtatgtcttGGTGAGAGAATGGAGTAGTCCTACTGAAACTAAGGTTTTAGGTCATTCTACGGTTTTGGTGGATATAACTATGTAAACGTTTATTTGATACTTATCCCATTTTAGTTATGTTGATTTAATCTCCATTACCATAGCTGTATTTGTTGATATTTTGAATAAGTTGACAGTCATTACTAATCaatttttatattgtttcttGTAAGGTTTTATACTCTTTTGCTAATTAACTTTAATCACACAACACAATACTAATAAATATTTGCTTGTATCATCAAAAAAGTAGCGTCAGTGCGGTTTGAAGAGATGCTATGTGTTGCTGACTCTAGAAGTTCATCAAGTTCAAGATCTCTAGTTCAACCCAAGAATATAGAAGTGAAAAACATGAATTCTATT from Scomber japonicus isolate fScoJap1 chromosome 7, fScoJap1.pri, whole genome shotgun sequence encodes:
- the LOC128362328 gene encoding interferon-induced protein with tetratricopeptide repeats 1-like, whose translation is MSAAQSQMTMETKLGALQCHFTWDLDPSRSELFRFRDMLEDIATEEGNSWLGHIYNLQGYIHYHLGFTEDARLFFSRAAEAFRQMRNTGSDEGPWLVVNYGNLAWLHHQLGEQAESETYLSKVDTLLKQYPSPSEDKLHPEIYAEKAWTLMKFGREKTLLAADYFERAIRMQPDMVEWQTIHVIVLEIIYGHGDKLLDENILEKMRIAKENDPDNLYLAALYLKACAKKGRKIEDEARELAEKVLRKPLSRHSGIRPLLTLYRIYVSEDEAIGLAEEALERQPDERHLKWCAAMCYKWRVYSHWDNPLEPRIIDRAISLHKEVISLYPDSSPKVKIALANIHAKLNLSQADADQIYQDLLESDLEPADRQMLYSSYAKYLHFNRKDSYKSVEYHMKAAEIPHQSAFRTGSIITLEKIKERRRHPMCREIEEFLANLEE